In the genome of Betaproteobacteria bacterium, the window GCGGAGCTGGTCCACTTCGCCATCAAGCACGGGCTTGTGCCGTAGTTTTTCGAGCCGTGACCTCACAAGATCTCTGCGCGGGTCACGGGCGCCGGGTCACGGCACTTCTCACAACCCTTCCGTCTGAACCGTCACTTTGCTCGGTTCTTCGACTCGCCTCGAGGCGTCGAGGACTTCGATCGATACGATGTTGCCGGCTGCGTCGTAGTCGAGAATCACTCCCGGCTTGTCCTCGTCGCTC includes:
- a CDS encoding DUF2283 domain-containing protein, which produces SDEDKPGVILDYDAAGNIVSIEVLDASRRVEEPSKVTVQTEGL